Proteins from a single region of Urocitellus parryii isolate mUroPar1 chromosome 4, mUroPar1.hap1, whole genome shotgun sequence:
- the Ctr9 gene encoding RNA polymerase-associated protein CTR9 homolog — translation MSRGSIEIPLRDTDEVIELDFDQLPEGDEVISILKQEHTQLHIWIALALEYYKQGKTEEFVKLLEAARIDGNLDYRDHEKDQMTCLDTLAAYYVQQARKEKNKDNKKDLITQATLLYTMADKIIMYDQNHLLGRACFCLLEGDKMDQADAQFHFVLNQSPNNIPALLGKACISFNKKDYRGALAYYKKALRTNPGCPAEVRLGMGHCFVKLNKLEKARLAFSRALELNSKCVGALVGLAVLELNNKEADSIKNGVQLLSRAYTIDPSNPMVLNHLANHFFFKKDYSKVQHLALHAFHNTEVEAMQAESCYQLARSFHVQEDYDQAFQYYYQATQFASSSFVLPFFGLGQMYIYRGDKENASQCFEKVLKAYPNNYETMKILGSLYAASEDQEKRDIAKGHLKKVTEQYPDDVEAWIELAQILEQTDIQGALSAYGTATRILQEKVQADVPPEILNNVGALHFRLGNLGEAKKYFLASLDRAKAEAEHDEHYYNAISVTTSYNLARLYEAMCEFHEAEKLYKNILREHPNYVDCYLRLGAMARDKGNFYEASDWFKEALQINQDHPDAWSLIGNLHLAKQEWGPGQKKFERILKQPSTQSDTYSMLALGNVWLQTLHQPTRDREKEKRHQDRALAIYKQVLRNDAKNLYAANGIGAVLAHKGYFREARDVFAQVREATADISDVWLNLAHIYVEQKQYISAVQMYENCLRKFYKHQNTEVVLYLARALFKCGKLQECKQTLLKARHVAPSDTVLMFNVALVLQRLATSVLKDEKSNLKEVLNAVKELELAHRYFSYLSKVGDKMRFDLALAATEARQCSDLLSQAQYHVARARKQDEEERELRAKQEQEKELLRQKLLKEQEEKRLREKEEQKKLLEQRAQYVEKTKNILMFTGETEATKEKKRGGGGGRRSKKGGEFDEFVNDDTDDDLPISKKKKRRKGSGSEQEGEEEEGGERKKKKRRRPPKGEEGSDDDETENGPRPKKRRPPRAEKKKTPKPERLPPSMKGKIKSKAIISSSDDSSDEDKLKIADEGHPRNSNSNSDSDEDERPKRRASSESDSDENPNKSGSEAGSPRRPRRQQSDEDSDSDQPSRKRRPSGSEQSDNESAQSGRSPSAASENDDSRAASPSAESERESERGSDNEGSGQGSGNESEPEGSNNEASDRGSEHGSDDSD, via the exons ATGTCGCGGGGCTCTATCGAGATTCCCCTCCGGGACACTGACGAG GTCATCGAACTTGACTTCGATCAGTTACCGGAGGGAGATGAAGTTATCAGTATTCTGAAACAGGAACACACACAACTGCACATATGGATTGCTTTGGCG CTGGAATACTACAAGCAAGGAAAAACAGAAGAGTTTGTAAAGTTGTTGGAAGCAGCACGTATAGATGGTAATTTGGACTATAGAGACCATGAAAAAGACCAGATGACTTGCTTGGATACACTAGCAGCCTATTATGTACAACAGGCtcgaaaagaaaagaacaaggatAATAAGAAGGATCTTATTACACAGGCAACCTTGCTGTATACAATGGctgataaaattataatgtatgaTCAg AACCATTTGTTGGGAAGAGCCTGCTTCTGTCTACTTGAAGGTGACAAAATGGATCAAGCTGATGCACAATTTCATTTTGTACTCAACCAATCTCCAAAtaacatcccagcccttcttg GTAAAGCTTGCATTTCATTCAACAAAAAGGATTACAGAGGAGCTCTTGCTTACTATAAGAAGGCATTACGTACTAATCCAGGATGCCCag ctgaAGTTCGTTTAGGAATGGGCCATTGCTTTGTGAAACTTAACAAACTAGAGAAAGCCCGTCTAGCATTCAGCAGAGCCTTAGAACTCAATTCCAAATGTGTGGGAGCATTGGTTGGCCTGGCTGTTCTAGAACTCAACAATAAAGAG gcTGATTCCATCAAAAATGGTGTCCAGCTTCTTTCCAGGGCCTATACTATTGATCCTAGCAACCCTATGGTATTAAACCACTTGGCAaatcattttttcttcaaaaag GATTATAGTAAAGTCCAGCACCTGGCTCTTCATGCATTCCATAATACAGAAGTGGAGGCTATGCAAGCAGAAAGTTGCTATCAGCTGGCCAGATCATTCCACGTTCAG gaagATTATGACCAAGCTTTTCAGTACTACTATCAAGCCACACAGTTTGCCTCATCCTCTTTTGTGCTGCCATTTTTTGGCTTGGGACAAATGTATATTTATCGAGGTGACAAAGAAAATGCATCTCAATGTTTTGAGAAAGTTTTGAAAGCTTATCCTAATAATTATGAAACTATGAAAATTCTTGGTTCTCTCTATGCTGCCTCAGAAGATCAAGAAAAACGAGATATTGCCAAG GGCCATTTGAAGAAGGTCACAGAACAATATCCCGATGATGTTGAAGCTTGGATTGAATTGGCACAAATCTTGGAACAGACTGATATACAG GGTGCCCTTTCAGCCTATGGAACAGCAACACGAATCCTTCAAGAGAAAGTGCAGGCTGATGTTCCCCCTGAGATTCTAAATAACGTTGGTGCCCTCCATTTTAGACTTGGAAACCTAGGGGAGGCAAAG aaatattttttggcATCATTGGATCGTGCAAAGGCAGAAGCTGAGCatgatgaacattattataaTGCCATTTCTGTTACCACATCATACAATTTAGCCAGGCTGTATGAGGCAATGTGTGAATTCCATGAAGcagaaaaactatataaaaacatCTTACGAGAGCATCCTAATTATGTTGAct GCTATTTGCGTCTAGGAGCCATGGCCAGAGATAAAGGAAACTTTTATGAGGCTTCAGATTGGTTTAAGGAAGCTCTTCAGATTAATCAG GATCATCCAGATGCTTGGTCTTTGATTGGTAATCTTCATTTGGCAAAACAAGAATGGGGTCCAGGCCAGAAGAAATTTGAGAGGATATTAAAACAGCCCTCCACACAGAGTGACACTTACTCTATGCTAGCCCTTGGCAATGTGTGGCTCCAAACTTTGCATCAGCCCACCCGAGACCGAGAAAAG GAAAAGCGTCATCAAGATCGTGCTCTGGCCATCTATAAACAAGTTCTTAGAAATGATGCAAAGAATCTGTATGCTGCTAATGGCATAG GAGCTGTTTTGGCCCACAAAGGATATTTCCGTGAAGCTCGTGATGTATTTGCCCAAGTAAGAGAAGCAACAGCAGATATCAGTGATGTGTGGTTGAACTTAGCACACATCTATGTGGAGCAAAAGCAGTATATCAGTGCTGTTCAGATG tatgaAAACTGCCTTAGAAAGTTTTATAAACATCAAAATACtgaagttgtgctctatttggcCCGGGCCCTCTTCAAATGTGGCAAGTTACAGGAATGCAAACAGACTCTACTGAAG GCTAGACATGTAGCACCCAGTGATACAGTTCTTATGTTTAATGTGGCGTTGGTATTGCAAAGATTAGCTACCTCTGTCctgaaagatgaaaaaagtaaTCTGAAGGAAGTACTCAATGCTGTGAAAGAACTGGAGCTTGCACATAG ATACTTCAGTTACTTAAGTAAAGTGGGAGATAAAATGAGATTCGATTTGGCCCTCGCTGCTACAGAAGCCAG GCAATGCTCTGATTTACTGAGCCAGGCCCAGTACCACGTGGCCCGGGCACGCAAACAGGATGAAGAGGAACGGGAGTTGCGGGCCAAGCAAGAGCAAGAAAAGGAGCTACTAAGGCAGAAACTTCTTAAAGAACAG gaagaGAAACGtctcagagaaaaggaagagcaaaaaaaGCTTTTAGAACAGCGGGCCCAGTATGTGGAGAAGACCAAAAATATTCTTATGTTTACTGGTGAGACTGAagcaacaaaagagaagaaaagaggtggaggtggtggacgG CGTTCTAAGAAAGGAGGAGAGTTTGATGAATTTGTCAATGATGATACTGATGATGACCTACCTATatccaaaaagaagaagagaagaaagggcaGTGGTAGTgaacaagaaggagaagaggaagagggtggtgagagaaaaaagaaaaagaggagaag ACCTCCGAAGGGAGAAGAGGGCTCAGATGATGATGAAACAGAAAATGGGCCCAGACCAAAGAAGCGCCGTCCACCAAGAGCAGAGAAGAAGAAGACT CCCAAGCCAGAACGTCTGCCTCCTTCAatgaaggggaaaataaaatctaaagccATAATATCATCAAGCGATGATTCTTCAGATGAGGATAAGCTAAAAATTGCTGATGAGGG ACACCCCAGgaacagcaacagcaacagcgACTCCGACGAGGATGAACGGCCAAAGAGACGCGCCTCGTCCGAGAGCGACTCTGATGAGAACCCCAACAAGTCTGGCAGTGAGGCGGGCAGTCCCCGCAGGCCCCGCAGACAGCAGTCAGATGAGGATTCCGACAGCGACCAGCCATCCAGAAAGAGAAGGCCTTCGGGTTCTGAACAGTCTGACAACGAGTCCGCGCAGTCTGGGAGAAGCCCCTCGGCGGCCTCGGAGAACGACGACTCCCGCGCGGCCTCTCCCAGTGCCGAGTCGGAGCGCGAGTCGGAGCGAGGGTCTGACAACGAGGGTTCCGGGCAAGGCTCTGGCAACGAATCCGAGCCAGAGGGATCCAACAACGAGGCCTCGGATCGAGGCTCAGAACATGGGTCAGATGATAGCGACTAG